A stretch of Tigriopus californicus strain San Diego chromosome 11, Tcal_SD_v2.1, whole genome shotgun sequence DNA encodes these proteins:
- the LOC131891071 gene encoding uncharacterized protein LOC131891071 gives MDASAHPHGSQDPLLYEIVVFQEWTASVLRRHGSTVPNSSAASWLDPPSWFRGGSSWSAHHWPAALGWLWGRFASEEWCHLGALRLWRRSCWPQWKMAVRPDCQQWVVLREDDFELYQQVLAGDHGDWPMPRDDDWGGTGGGYVMVHKEGIDPDAEPRLRRVAWSPDLNYVVWTQSDGSVRWFDIRAQALVPHVVASAGLGWSFNPCVGLSFLDPRGDSEGGLDLLVVLEQGQVLLFTLSSGQVRLSDSLDLRSSFPNGLTDATVTNQHGLVIVSGSTGSSRSTLKCARITDEKRLVPFDISWPKIEGLKTSSKSFAYKMALSWNQDQLAVIMSDNSIVVLSVPSFRLISVLPLVDQACHDEVNPQCVKDIPPLPGTPKMAHDFLAWVSNVHWWDDGALAILRVTGSFTILTLNDGSNLLGPLPEFFSLSVEMQNRQENGFLLLEESDSTGSKQRTSFKVLYFHSSSPQELFLRKISEGDFGEAIILARHYHLDTDLVYLEQWRNSSYNKDAVNDCLGKLKSNTSKIVQAITTVPDSLDDMEILLKYGIRWASNADAQEESKLILTNYLERLYLYEKLGRVGQEILTFHEFRQFTMTESVLHFARNGAMEPLLTLLREHWTEIEPKMTYVLLQIPEGVKMSEMEGVLGYLQNRQVPGLDAWLVQRIQSCIARGFAGNAIAIVKVCQSKKIEIPTYLSTLLVCFETLMKRFGVDLLSFDDLDQMSALDLIRIVFLNMDSLHLRQEIEEVLFPLIQQLTSIRPKYLLVQDLNAVLCQHLSSNPPKVWKTLNMLQVLGGSKSSPISQEDVLMMCFQLVDHLKVDDESTMDSIRSLLAVLNKFKDLPGYEAKMKQCRQRALSIEVMIVHEFIPGSMGSDHLVELPLSERDWEVLLCCWTKTLDCDGFLDQLETMLRVHSTMTSLEKMDCVRMFLLKFVDQAFHTTIDKMLVLRHSKAWSKFCRNWEVSLSEEDWSDLAVKSCQLHFKHSPTCQSPSMWCAKSCLNLAAQDKCGDPLVRFWTHLLALCDIVKAKSWTGLVTPMEIFNGCRKNPKRFFTQLCNKVELKERNLKPLLEIAMQMAQAGCPWNEEQLKGEILGNMTRSALTKGQLDLALHLANQIAIGRHSEGGQLCFEVANTVLAAQPRSLVSSGNSIPVNVMSFALNWIPKEDLSDVTNQLIGYTSIDRWEPC, from the exons CCTCGGTTGGTTGTGGGGCCGCTTTGCCTCGGAAGAATGGTGCCATTTGGGCGCACTTCGCCTCTGGCGTCGCTCTTGTTGGCCGCAATGGAAAATGGCCGTGCGACCGGATTGCCAGCAATGGGTCGTCCTGCGCGAAGACGATTTCGAGCTCTACCAACAGGTCTTGGCTGGCGATCACGGCGACTGGCCCATGCCTAGGGATGACGATTGGGGGGGAACGGGGGGCGGGTATGTTATGGTCCACAAGGAGGGCATCGATCCGGATGCGGAGCCTCGTTTGCGAAGAGTGGCCTGGTCTCCGGATTTGAATTACGTGGTCTGGACTCAAAGTGACGGGTCGGTCCGATGGTTCGACATCCGGGCTCAAGCTCTAGTGCCGCACGTGGTGGCTTCGGCCGGGTTGGGCTGGTCGTTCAATCCGTGTGTGGGCCTGTCATTTTTGGATCCTCGTGGCGATAGCGAGGGTGGGTTGGATTTGTTGGTCGTGTTGGAACAAGGACAGGTGTTGCTCTTCACATTATCGTCCGGACAGGTCCGCTTGTCGGATAGCTTGGATTTGAGATCGTCGTTTCCCAATGGATTGACGGACGCTACGGTCACCAATCAGCATGGTCTAGTGATCGTGTCCGGATCAACGGGTTCATCTCGGTCGACTCTGAAATGTGCCCGTATTACGGACGAGAAACGTCTAGTCCCGTTTGATATTAGTTGGCCGAAAATTGAGGGATTGAAAACGTCGTCTAAGAGCTTTGCCTACAAGATGGCGCTGTCTTGGAATCAAGACCAGTTGGCCGTGATCATGTCGGATAATTCGATTGTGGTGTTGAGTGTCCCGTCGTTTCGATTAATCTCCGTTCTGCCATTGGTGGATCAGGCGTGTCATGACGAGGTCAACCCCCAGTGTGTAAAAGACATTCCGCCCCTACCAGGTACGCCCAAAATGGCTCACGATTTCCTGGCCTGGGTTTCGAATGTCCATTGGTGGGATGATGGGGCCTTGGCTATCCTACGAGTCACGGGAAGCTTCACCATTCTCACTTTAAATGATGGGTCCAATCTATTGGGTCCTCTCCCGGAATTCTTCTCGTTATCAGTGGAAATGCAGAACCGACAGGAAAACGgatttcttttgttggaaGAGAGTGACTCGACCGGATCCAAGCAACGTACttcattcaaagtgctctACTTTCACAGTTCATCACCTCAGGAGctatttttgagaaaaatcaGTGAAGGCGATTTCGGTGAGGCCATCATTTTAGCGCGTCACTATCATCTGGATACGGACCTGGTCTACTTGGAGCAATGGCGAAATTCGTCTTATAACAAAGACGCAGTGAATGATTGTCTCGGCAAGCTCAAATCCAACACTTCTAAAATCGTCCAAGCTATAACGACAGTTCCAGACTCTCTGGATGATATGGAGATTCTCCTGAAATACGGCATTCGTTGGGCTTCCAACGCCGATGCTCAAGAAGAAAGCAAACTCATCCTCACTAATTACTTAGAGCGGTTGTATCTGTACGAGAAACTGGGTCGCGTTGGTCAAGAAATATTAACTTTCCACGAGTTTAGGCAATTCACGATGACCGAAAGTGTGCTCCATTTTGCTCGCAATGGGGCTATGGAGCCCTTGCTAACCTTATTGCGTGAGCATTGGACGGAAATCGAGCCCAAAATGACGTACGTCTTGCTACAAATCCCGGAAGGCGTGAAAATGTCCGAAATGGAAGGTGTGCTCGGCTATCTTCAGAATCGACAGGTTCCAGGTTTGGATGCCTGGCTCGTTCAACGAATCCAAAGCTGCATAGCTCGGGGATTTGCTGGAAATGCCATCGCCATAGTGAAAGTTTGTCAAAGCAAGAAGATTGAGATCCCCACCTATTTGTCCACACTCTTGGTTTGCTTTGAGACCTTGATGAAACGATTCGGGGTGGACCTGCTCTCTTTTGACGATTTAGACCAGATGAGTGCATTGGACTTGATTCGGATTGTCTTTCTAAACATGGATAGTCTTCACTTACGGCAAGAGATTGAGGAAGTCCTTTTCCCGCTCATCCAGCAATTGACATCTATCCGACCCAAATATCTACTGGTCCAGGATTTGAATGCAGTCCTCTGTCAACATTTGTCTTCGAATCCACCCAAGGTGTGGAAGACCTTGAATATGTTACAAGTGTTGGGCGGGAGCAAAAGTAGCCCAATCTCTCAGGAGGATGTGCTTATGATGTGCTTTCAATTGGTCGACCACTTGAAAGTGGATGATGAGTCGACTATGGATTCAATTCGTTCATTATTGGCGGTTCtaaacaagttcaaagatctCCCCGGATACGAAGCAAAGATGAAGCAATGTCGCCAAAGAGCGCTCTCAATCGAAGTCATGATTGTCCACGAGTTCATTCCAGGATCTATGGGAAGTGATCATCTGGTAGAACTCCCACTTTCGGAACGAGATTGGGAAGTTCTACTTTGTTGTTGGACAAAAACATTG GATTGCGATGGGTTTTTGGACCAGTTAGAAACTATGTTGAGAGTTCATTCCACGATGACCTCGTTGGAAAAGATGGATTGTGTGCGGATGTTTCTCTTGAAATTCGTGGATCAAGCCTTCCATACCACCATTGACAAAATGCTTGTATTGAGACATTCCAAAGCCTGGAGCAAGTTCTGTCGCAATTGGGAGGTCTCCCTGTCCGAAGAGGATTGGTCTGACCTAGCGGTGAAATCCTGTCAGTTGCATTTCAAACACAGTCCCACATGCCAAAGTCCGAGCATGTGGTGTGCGAAATCCTGCTTGAATCTGGCCGCCCAAGACAAGTGTGGAGATCCATTGGTGCGATTTTGGACGCATTTATTGGCCCTTTGTGATATCGTCAAGGCCAAGAGCTGGACTGGCTTGGTCACTCCCATGGAGATTTTCAACGGGTGTCGAAAGAACCCAAAACGGTTCTTCACTCAACTGTGCAATAAAGTGGAACTGAAGGAGCGCAACTTAAAACCCCTGTTGGAAATCGCCATGCAAATGGCTCAAGCGGGATGCCCATGGAATGAGGAACAATTGAAAGGCGAAATTTTAGGCAATATGACCCGATCGGCGTTAACGAAAGGCCAACTCGATTTGGCCCTTCACTTGGCCAATCAGATCGCCATTGGTCGCCATTCTGAAGGTGGACAATTGTGCTTCGAAGTGGCCAACACGGTTTTAGCTGCCCAACCCCGATCTCTCGTCTCCTCCGGTAATTCGATCCCGGTCAACGTGATGAGTTTTGCCTTGAATTGGATCCCGAAAGAGGATCTAAGTGATGTGACCAATCAACTTATTGGTTACACGTCGATTGATCGATGGGAACCTTGCTAG